Within the Salvia hispanica cultivar TCC Black 2014 chromosome 4, UniMelb_Shisp_WGS_1.0, whole genome shotgun sequence genome, the region GTGGCATAAAAAAgttcaaataataatagtactaatatcaGCCTTAGTTAAAACTATAAAGAGTCATATTCTTCTTAACATGAAAGTGATGAAACACAAATTAATGAGGCTTGCATAATCTATAAAGTTAcgattgataaaaaaaatccctaTTTTACGTAATAAATGCCTACTAGTTCGGTAATGTTTACATTTAATAGCCAAATTAGTAGGGAAATATTACTGTCTACcgtttttttcattattgttttgtgagttattttcttcattatttcATTGGTTCAATTATGAAAACCATAATATGTCCTGCGtactatttttgaaaaatcttctATGTACTACTCGTGAAACCAACGATACATATACATTAATGTCTTTGTACCTTGTCAATATACATCTAATCAACTTTTTCTTGTAATAAGTTACACACTACTCCCTCAACATTAAATGTCCAGTATTATCATTTTGAGATATCCAtcataaatattgtattttacttttattttttctgatAAATGTAATTCACAatctactaacttattcaattaatttttttattattgaactagtatataaaagtaaaatgcacattcactaaattttttcactcattttcctttacattttattaatggTAGAGTTATAATGAAACATTCAATCCTAGACGGGAAATATATGTTTGGGTCAGAGTGAGACATTTAAGTCTAAACCGTAAAGTAATACTATATACTATAATCAATTTaatccatttttagtaattaatagtagtatagaAAAACTGGCTGTCGCATTATTTATTGGTTGATACCGCCCATGCACAATGGACCAGTCAGTGCAGCCTAGCTGCATGTGTTGATTCTATAATATTGTACTGTATACTTTATATATGTCGGTGTCGGATTAAAATATGAGATGAAATGATATTGATCGAGTGTATAGAAAATCGAAATGTCACTACGTAATTAgctaatactccatccgtcacAAATAGTTGATGTATTTCTTTTAAGTATAAGATATACAAAAATTGATGTTTAAAAGTTAGAATAAGGAGATAGAAATAAGAATGAGAATaattatgagaaaaaagagagtacaatagaaaataaaataattattttttttaaaaaaaagagaaacaattcaattattttaaaacaattaaaataattgactCAAGTAGCTTcggacaaagagagtataacaatattttatattggatGTTAGCGAACCTTGAGATTNNNNNNNNNNNNNNNNNNNNNNNNNNNNNNNNNNNNNNNNNNNNNNNNNNNNNNNNNNNNNNNNNNNNNNNNNNNNNNNNNNNNNNNNNNNNNNNNNNNNAGCCTCATGCGCCTCGACATAGGCCCAACACACTAAATAAGTGTCACACATGGAGCATTGGTTCGCATCATTGCAGTAGTCAGGCAGTATGCGATCCACATATGGTGTCCACAGAAACTACAAACCAACAATGCAAACgccaaattaacaaaataataaattcataaattaagtcaacataaaaataaaattcacttGGCCAGGTGTAATCAAGGATATTTGATAACAATAATGCTCCACCGAAAATCTAGGAGCATTTCCTATTTGAGTAGTTCCTTTCcacctataaataaaattaatgtaaaaaaaacccaagatgcataaacaaataaatgtttaaataCATCACCTAGCCCCACATGGTGTATACGGCTCGTGCACAGACGCTACTACGAACGACGACCTCAATGTAGGCATTCTTTCCCACGCCCAAAGCTGCAGAAGAATCATAGGCCCGCCCAACTCTTTCCTCTTGTGAACGGAAGCCTCGCACAGATAATGATACAAGTACGATAAAGCTGCACTTCCCTAACTAATGGTGATCACCTCGTCCGGATCCTCAAATGCATTGAGCCACATAAAAGGAATCTTACACCCCGTGGTGTCTGGTAGAATTAGTCCTCCTAACAAGATTAAAGCATGGATACGTGCCCTTTGGATGTAGACATAATCAGGTAGCCCATCACCCAAAGGTATCCTCGTTTGATTGATCAGAGCGGTCATTAGCATACCGCCTTGCTTTGTCTCGTATGTTGCATCGGGTATCCATCCCAACAAATATCGGCACTTGTTGGGTCGATCGGGATATCCGACATGATGATCACGACCTGTGAAAACACGACCGTCCGCTCTCAAGCCCCACAGGAGTACTTGTACATCTTCTAGGGTGACTGTCGCCTCTCCAACCGGTAGATGGAAAGTATGTGTCTCCGGCCTCCAACGCTCAACCAAAGCAGTTATAAGCTCGTTGTCAACCTTCATCGACTTCCCACATTAGATCACGCCTCCAAAACCAAACATGTTAAGCCAATGCCTCACATTGGCATGAATATCCACATCCCATGTCTTACTTTCCGTCCGgcgaactttgaaaatatgtgATGTCCCTTCCGTTAGTAGTTTATTTgatatgtgttatttttgaaaatatagaaCTGATGGATCTTCAGGTCCATATAACAATTGCCCTCTAGAACTTGAAGTTGCCATATAATCCTACAAGAtattcacaaaacaataattacaAACAAATCATATGCTAATTAAGCCTTGTTGCAGCAGGCTGATAATGCCTccaaatctatacatatataaaaggcgagttttggccttaatttgaatatttatgaattttgggcgtaaatttgaatatttacaagttttgagttatattttgaatatttaaaagttttggaaaggattttaaatattaatgagtTTTGGATAGTAGCTATAAAACATTACAAAATCTTCCCACTATTTTGCTTTTGTACCTgcttattaatttatagattTGTATCAATTCATTTCGGTTTCcaattaatttgtagatttGTAGAAATATTCGTCCTCCAAATTCAATCAATAATGTAAGAAGTTTAGTCACCCAATTCATTTTGGTGGAATGGTGTGAAAGTTgcaactaaatttttttgattcagaagttgaaaaataaataaacctcATTGGAATTGTGAGTTGttaaatatcttaaatttataattagatataagaaaataaaatcagaatGAAAACCATTAgcagaaatataaaattgaaaattgagacGTATATAGTTTTGGTAAACTggattatagtagtaattaacaAGTTTTTATATTGACAGTTATTTgtactttttattatacttatttGTTAAAGCTCATgcttataataatttaatagacCATTATTTGCTGGAATCtacacaataaatttaaatataattcatcactgaattgattagaatttagaaacATTATGCATATGCATAACGGTTTTCAATAATTGACATTTACCAACAATAAATTGCTACGCATAATCGGTTTCTTAGTCAAAAGTTTTTTCCTTAATCATTAAAACGGTTTTATTATGCACTTTTAAAATTTGCGGTTATGTGAGTATCATAATTTGAGaggttaaaaaaataatgaatcattgatttaatttagaataaatGATATTGacccaagaaaaatgaagaaagccaaaagttacataattttctataaataccaataccattaataaaaaatgtgttatcCTATTTGTGTTTGGTATGTGTGTGATGGCTACAGGGAGAGAGTATATCGGCAGGGGGTACGAGAGAATATGGTGGCGATTGGCAACGATGAATAAGTTTCCGGCGGTTTAAAAAAGGCGTGACAAAAGATTATTTCGAACAACTAACAGCATATCGAAGGGAAGCCGAAAATGCTTTTTCCACTGAGATTAAGCCTTCAtctgtatatttttaaaaaattgcaatattgATCTacagttgaatattttttttgaaattcttACATGTTAATGAGGCACATTACGAAAAGTCATGATAAGTTTTTATTTCCAACGGCTAAGAGCATCTCGAAGGGCGACCAAAAACACGTATCCAATGAGAGATTATTTTTCAGTGatgttagttcatatttaagttttttcttaatgttagtttattttattttttgttagttttgttttaatttttctgtccagtttataattctttttttacgAATATAGAAATTACGTAAGCTTCTAACTAACcatctataatattttgaagctACAACTTTACTCATTTGTTGCCAACTTCGCCCCTCCATAGTTTTCATGCCAAAAAAACaccccaacatccactacaacacttatttattggacaatcaattaaaagtgggtcccaatatccactacaatatttatttattacacacttaaacacatttttcttaaaacatgtgtccgactcaaccgggactcctaaagcgggacggagggagtaagtttTTTCATGTCTTACGAACTACTACCTTcttcacataaaaatagaaactatttccATTTAGGCTCATCcctttaaaatagaaactttcgaATGTTTATATGTATgggtgtttttatttgttttgtacattatgttttatcttttatgACGACATTATTGTTCTTATCATACTTTTTagttgtatattaaatatattataccattaattttatattgataaCATTTTAGTTTTGAAGTATGTATGTTTTAAcgatgatatttttattcgCTCTAGAGACCTATAAGTGtcataattaacaaatattttcatgttggtttaatttaaaatttatttaattttatctctttttaaCATATTGTTActgtatagtactatatatttttttatttagtttattcacAATGtctaattaatagaataaaaatactatGTGTCGCGCATAGCGCGTGGGCTAACAATAGAAGTGTATAGTTTGAGTCACTTCAACAAGGGTTCctcaactattttttatgcttaaaattttcaattattttttttatattttatcttctttgGAAGAGattactactatcatttattGTGCGATTCAATGCGTATAGCAAAGTAACGCTACCCACCAAAgttggagtaattttttttataatcaatttcacgttcacattaatatagtaattttgatttttgaatcttatttttccaattcGAGTTATTTCAGCAAAATGTGGAGCAATAAGGACACCACTGAATTTGAGTAATGTAGAAATAAGGCAAACATCAattcatgaaatatttttctccggacataacattttaatattttaaaattggctGAATTTGAATGCCGTTATCCATTGAAAGAAGATTACATTTGACGAGACCTATTTTAGTAACcacaaaaataattccaatCGAGCATTTAGGATATAAATGAACACTAAAAAGGTAAGAATCTTATGAAAATTTCTGTGTTTGTGACATGTAAAAAGGACCCTGgaacaaatgaagaaaaataggaaCAGAAGAAGTGAAAGACGCAGTTGACATTACGGCAAAAACAGACTGGCATGATGGTATTAAAAAACGCGTTTTAGGGAGAGGTGGTCTGGTCGTAATTAGTGTAAAATACAATTCTCATAATCTAATCTTAGTGGAGGACTGATGAAATGAAACATCGGATTCATCAAGGTCCCAACTTTTTCCCTAGTTTGACCCTTGATTTTGCAGTGAGTTGCTGTTGAAGAAAGAGCCATGCTCACTTTGTAAACCCTTTTGAAGAAAGAGACTTTCGGCTTTTCCTTTTGACTTTTTCCGAGGTTTGATGTTCGTATTCGAGATCTGTGGCCGTTGAATCGCTTGTTTACTTGCTttgataattgatatattGCTTTAATTATTCAGTGCGTcttcttgttgttgttgtagctagcttaattttgattatggtAATTTGGCAATTTGGAGTGGAAATAGGAATTCTCTGAAAGTCAGTACTTTTGATCTTCAGGCAGATCTTGAGTTTCACTTTGGCATATATCATTTGAAGTTGTAACGCTGAAATTTGAGCAAGTGAATTGGTAGATTTGTAGTTGGAGAGATGGGGAACACTTGTGTTGGACCGGGCatagtgaaaaataattttatccaaTCCGTGTCCGCCGCGATGTGGCGGACCCCGGCCCCGGGGAGTAATGACCCTTCTGTCAATGGGGGGAGTGTCAAGAGCGAGGCTCAAGTGGAGCCGGAATCGCCTGTGCCGGTTCAAAGCACGCCACCGGAGCAAGTGACGATGCCAAAGCCAGAGCCGAAGCCGAAGCAGGATGAGAAGGCGGCGAATGCTAAGAAACCTATGAAGAGGAATACTAGTGCAGGGCTTAGGACAGACTCTGTTTTACAGAGGAAAACTGGGAATTTGAAGGAGTTTTTCACAATGGGGAAGAAATTAGGGCAGGGGCAGTTTGGGACGACGTTCCTCTGCGTGGAGAAGGCTACGGGGACTCAGTATGCTTGCAAGTCTATTGCTAAGAGGAAGTTGCTGACTGATGAGGATGTCGAGGATGTTAGAAGGGAGATTCAGATAATGCACCATCTGGCTGGGCACCCGAATGTTATATCCATCAAGGGGGCATACGAGGATGCTGTTGCGGTTCATGTTGTCATGGAGTTGTGTGCGGGGGGTGAGCTTTTTGATAGGATAATACAGCGTGGGCATTATTCCGAAAGGAAGGCAGCTGATCTTACAAGGACGATTGTTGGTGTGGTGGAAGCTTGCCATTCCTTGGGTGTGATGCATCGTGACCTTAAGCCGGAGAATTTCCTTCTTGTTGATCAGAAGGAGGATTCACTTCTTAAAACaattgattttggattatctATGTTTTTCAAGCCAGGTAGTGTATTTAAGTAATTTAtgaagtttaaatttttataattctgTCCGAAGCAAATCCATATTAagtctgtgtgtgtgtgtgaatctTTAGTGATGAGAAGTTAGTATTTGCTCCATGCTTTATGCTACATGTAAAACCCGGGTCTGTGGAAATTTCTATACATGAATAGGTAAATCTTAAATTGTACTTCTATTTTGTAACATATATATCTATGTTTTTCATGgcataattattatagtacattataaatttattttctttgtggATTTTTTACAAGAAACTGTATGAACTTCAGAAGGAATTCGGGTTCTACCCTGTGTAAAATTTAGCTTTGTTACCTTCTGTTTGGTGAACTGAGGAGGTGGCGGTTATATGTTTTCAGGAGAGAAGTTTCACGATGTGGTAGGCAGTCCATATTACGTTGCACCCGAAGTTCTTAGAAAGCATTATGGTCCTGAAGCTGACGTTTGGAGTGCTGGAGTGATCGTTTACATTTTGCTCAGTGGAGTCCCTCCGTTTTGGGCTGGTACAACCGTCAAAACTCTTCATTAATATTGAACTACGCCTCACTGTTCCTCCAaaggttttaatttttcattttccatgaTGTCAGAAAATGAGCAAGGTATATTTGAGCAAGTCCTGCATGGCGATCTTGACTTCACATCGGAACCTTGGCCGAGTATCTCTGATGATGCAAAAGATTTAGTTAGGAGAATGCTCATCCGAGATCCCAAACGGCGTTTAACTGCCCATGAAGTCCTCTGTAAGTATTTATCATGGAATTTAtgaagttaaatttttttgcatgACATGCCTGACAGATTCTTGAATTAAGTGCCATATATATTGCTTTCGATGATAtttgtattgaaatttatgGGCTTACCATATAAATGACAGGcatagagatagagatgtgATAGCTAGAATAAAACACTTTATGGTAAAATTGAGTAAACTCATTTTGCATAAATACTTAACAAATTTAAGGAAATCTAAGAAGTTCAGATTAGTTCTATTGTCATTCTTATGACAATCTatcaattttgttatatttattattccatAACCATTTGCACCTAggcataatataattttttggatatttgCCTTTCCCGAGTTTATTTACTGCTCTGCTcatacaattcttaaaatatttgtCAGGCCACCCTTGGGTACAAGAGGATGGTGTGGCGCCTGACAAGCCTCTCGACTCTGCAGTTCTAAGTCGCTTGAAACAATTTTCTGCAATGAACAGGCTCAAGAAAATGGCCCTTAGAGTAAGTCCCTCGGTTTTCAATCTCTATACTGGATCTATTAATGTGGATCCTTACAATTTATAGGTCAAACTTTTCCTgcttcttcatctctctttgacagaaaattacatatttttgtgcAGGTGATTGCAGAGTCCATGTCTGAAGACGAAATCGCTGGGCTAAAAGAGTTGTTCAAGATGATAGACACAGATAATAGCGGTCAAATAACTTTCGAAGAGCTCAAAGCTGGACTGAACAGAGTTGGTGCCAACCTAAAGGAGTCCGAGATTTACGATCTAATGCAAGCAGTAATTATCTGAATCACCAGATACCTCTTTTCTTGttatattatatagtagtactagatTTTCTGTATTTAAGATATCATCCTAACAAATGATTTCTTCGATCGTTTGTTTCTTGAACTGAATTTCTGATTTGAGTCTCCAAATCTACAGGCTGATGTTGACAACAGTGGGACAATCGATTATGGGGAGTTCATAGCTGCAACGTTGCATCTAAACAAGATCGAGAAGCAGGATCACCTATTTGCTGCATTCCAGTATTTTGATAAAGACGGGAGTGGCTACATCACCCACGACGAGCTTCAACAAGCTTGTCTAGAGTTTGGCCTAGACGACACCAGCCTTGAAGAAATGATCCAAGAAGTCGATCAAGACAATGTGAGTCCACACTTTTGATTATTCATTTCAGTATCATATACTATAAATGTATTCAACTTGGAAGCCATCATGGTCTGAACTGGTGTTGCGTCTCCTTTTCAGGATGGTCGTATTGACTACAACGAGTTTGTGACGATGATGCAAAAGGGGCATCCGATTGGCGGTGGTGTTAAACGAGGCCTTGAGAACAGCTTCAGCCTAAATTTTAGAGAAGCACTAAAACTTACATAGAGACTTTTTTTTgtcctttatttatttcattatcatATCATCTTTTTCCTCTCTGGACGAGACAAATTGGGTTTCCTGGCATATGTTGTAACTTTTTTCAAGGATTTGAACATTTGTCTCTATCTTGTACTACACTGTAATTTGCTAAGTGCATGAAGATGATAGGCAAGCTTCAAAGTTTTCTTCTGCAGAAGGGCACACTATCATTATGAGATGTTTGGTTGGTACTTCTACACGGGCTTTTTTGCCAACATTTTGTCAAtgtatctctctctctctctatattatatatatgtatacattaCATGAAACATACAACACGAGAGATCATCAAACAACTAACAAAAATTTACATTTCATAGCAAAATTATtacattgatattttttcatggGATACGGTTGAAGAAGCTTAAGGGAAACACAAAAAAACTAGACAGTCTTAAAAATGAACATTTGAACTTTGAATTTTCGAAAACTGCTACATGTTCTCAAGAACAAGGTGAACAAGGTAAGGTTGGACATGAATTACatgatatatatagtactgtactagtattaatgacaaaagtttatattttaattcaatatgttactgtttttataaattatggaaGTACTATATTTACGTTTAGTACACAAATATTGATTTACAACTTTAACTTTACGAGATCAAAACTATAACTTTATGTCACTGTAATCTATagtttgtggatttatttacTTGATAAGTGTGCTTGCATGTTCATTGGTATGTTTATatcaaataattgaaaaatagtaatgtaataaaaatatgctTTGTGTTCAACACCGTGTCCATAAGAatgagtagtattttatactTGTACACATAATGGTCCAAACCTAATTTGAAAGATCACTTATAGgagaaagattttttttaatttaactacATACTGATCAATTAGATGTAGATTGCGCCTACCATTAGAGTATCCACCATAGTTGGCAGGGCCAAGCCACAAAACGTGGCCAAGCCATAAAATCGTGGCCGGGCCATCAATGCCCATGTTTTACACTATGGTGGACATGCCTAAGccaccaaataatttatttttttcattttgtgtatattttaattaaaaatgggtatatttatagaatttgtgTAGGAATGGGGTAAAAAATTTGTATACttatagaattttaaaaaaaatgaaaataaggaGAGCCGCGGCTCCTGCCCAAGAGCCGCGGCCGAGCCACGCGAGTGGCGCTCTCGTGGGCAACCCCCCCGCCACGTCCGCCCATGAATGCCACTATAGGGAGCCACAGCCGGGTCACGGGAGAGCCACGAGCCATGGCTCTTCTATAGTGGACGCTCTTAGTGACATTGATATACATGCACTTAAACGTGGTCAATTAAATGGGTCAAGACCTATCCATAGTGATTGCACTTACCAAGGATTCTGATTCGCTGGGAAAGACTACTACAAATAAGTACTCATACTACTTAGTCACACTTTCTCTTAGCACAAATTCTAAGAATTGTACAAAAACTGGTTAAAAAGTTTCCTGAAATATAGGTCTGACAACGTTGGATAAAAAGTTTATGAAATGCGGGTCTTTACAATAAAAAACGAgagaaataagttagtggaatgcaaGGTATATTActtaaagcaataaaaaataaatgtgacaAGTATTGACGGATggacaaaaaaagaaactagTGACGAGTAATGATAGACtaagggagtacaatttaattGGGAAAATGCATAGATTAAGTACTCCCTATTCATCATtagtaaatagtagtactactttagATCATTTATTTGGAGACACGAGAGAAAGTAACCCAAACGGAGTTACGAAAATTACCTTCCTGCTCCAATCGAGATATTCCCATTGTCCACCAATACAAAACCAAGTCTGACttgatacaaattttaagaaatgtagtagAAAGTGATTGAAAAATGTTAATGGAAGatgagtcatacttttatatactaatattagttttatagtgaaatgtgagtggaatgtaataaaaaaaatgagacatttattggtgGACAACGGGAATAACAATTTTCATTTACGAAGACTGCAGGAATGATTGGGCAAGGGTCTGAATTTGTGGTAATAAGGTCTGAATTTGTGCTCAATGAAGACATTATCTCGGAGACTCTGTTAAGAAATTAGTGTCTGTGTAATTGATTTGAAGAGAGAAGTGAAtgagatatagaaaataacatGATATAGAATATATGATGGATTaagattataataatattggaataagagttttaaataattgaaaaagtatactattatagtattattattcgTAAGATTCATTAGGCGATTATATTTGGATTGATTAGACTATAGTATTTGAACAATAGTTTTAAACAATTGAGAGTATACtgctataatattattattattcgtGAGATTCATTAGGCGATTATATTTGGCTTCCTACTCtaaaatagttataaatttaaatgactcatgtttttttaatgatattgTGTATAGAATATTCtcatttgaaatttgattatttattggaGGAAAATGGGACAGCGAAAACTAAGTTAGGAGTACAtcccattatattttttttggtttttctttattttttttattttaccgaGCATCGTTTTCTGTGTTCATCCCCGAAATAAAACCCTAGCTTTCGGCCCCCTCTTCTCTCCGAACGCTAAATTTCAAAATCGGACGAGAATGTCAACGGCGGAAGAAGGCGGAGCAACGGTTAATGCCAACACATCTTCTTACGGCGGTGGAGGAGCCGGAGGAAAGTTCCGGAAGAAGCCTTTTCGCCGACAGGCGACGCCGTACGACCGCCCTCCCACCGCCCTTCGTGGTAACAGCACTAATAGCAACGATAGCAGCAGCTGGTTGACAAAGCTGGTCGTAGAGCCCGCCTCTAAGCTCATATCATATGGTGCGGACCGCTTCTTCGGTTCTATCTTGCGTAGACGCCTCCCTCCGCCTCCTCTTCCCCTTCGTCAGCCACCAGGTAATTTGCTCATTTTGGTTTCTCAGAATCTTTAATTGCTGTCCTTTTTAGGTTTCATTGGTCAAATTTGTCGATTTTGTGCTACTTGTTTTATGTTCTTTCAGTTTACTCATATCCTTAAAGTATATATTGGTTGTTCATATCATTTGGACATCAAATTCCGGAAAATGTTTCAAACTTGGCATCGAATtgtgtatttgtttttgtatCAAATGCTGTAAACTGGCCTATTGGTCgggttattttgtgtgtttaagcctgtttattttgttttcgcataatgattaattaatgtactGAAGATATATTCTTTGAACCAGCCTCCAGCTTGTGCTTTTTGTCGTTTCCTTCTTGTTTGTGCGCTAACATAATGTGTAAAGCTGTACATAGATTATAGAGTCGCATTCTCACAAGATTGTGTGCCTTTATGGTCCTCTGTCGAGTTCATTTACGGATTTCATTGTAGTTGTTTCTCTACTGTAATGTccaatttttgtatttacaGTTTACTGTGCTAGCTCACAGTTTCCTATTGCAATAGCTAACATGATATTTGTTGTTCATATTAATTGGAATTATGGTATTGGGAACGGGATTTTGGTTGTTCATATAAATTGGAGTTATGGTATTTCACAATCTATCTGTTTTCTGATGTACTAGTCGACCAGttctttgaattatttcttaacATGCTTTGTCTTATGGTTTAACAGAGTCAGAAGCTCAAGATGGTTTAGCAGAGTCAAATACCCAAGATAGTGACATGGATCAAGGGATTGCTCTTAATGTAAGATTTTGCTTGAATTTTATTCTCCCTGGATTTGTCTCGTGCAAATATATGTTTTGAGTCACTCCTTTAAGTTGATAGCTTTGTTCTACTTTAATGTGGTTTTATTTCTGTGTTACTCCATATATACCTAGATACAGAAAAGTTTCAACCTGTAACTGTTCTTGAAAATATTCAGGGAGCAGTAATGGTGTGACTTTAGGACAAAGGTTTAATTTCTCTTGAGTTTAAAGCAGTTCTTAGCTTTTGTAGATGAGCAATTGTAATGTGTCAATCCACTATGTGTACTTTTAGGGACAGTTTGATattgtgttttatttcttttagttGGTGTCTTAGTGCTAAATGCTAATAAGGTAGACCGGGACGAATACTAAAGTACATTTATGCCTAACAGATTAGATTTCTCTTAACATATGGAAACAATTATATGATGGCTACTTTTTATTGATGTAGTTAACTTTGTGCTTCGTAGATGTTTGGCTTCGTTGGTAAAtgattattgaaattataCTATGTGACTCTGTTATGAATAAACGTATTAGGAAATTTGGCATCACTCTGCATTGGATGTACTCAATCATTTAGAAAAAGTTTAGTTGCATACATTCTTAGTTATATATGTTGTAACTTAAGGGTGGTTGcatctttttattgatttgtgTGCTCTTTCTGGTTAAATCTGCAGGTGCAAGATGATATCTTTCTATATTGTACTAGTAGATTAACAGTTTT harbors:
- the LOC125221684 gene encoding calcium-dependent protein kinase 1-like; the encoded protein is MGNTCVGPGIVKNNFIQSVSAAMWRTPAPGSNDPSVNGGSVKSEAQVEPESPVPVQSTPPEQVTMPKPEPKPKQDEKAANAKKPMKRNTSAGLRTDSVLQRKTGNLKEFFTMGKKLGQGQFGTTFLCVEKATGTQYACKSIAKRKLLTDEDVEDVRREIQIMHHLAGHPNVISIKGAYEDAVAVHVVMELCAGGELFDRIIQRGHYSERKAADLTRTIVGVVEACHSLGVMHRDLKPENFLLVDQKEDSLLKTIDFGLSMFFKPGEKFHDVVGSPYYVAPEVLRKHYGPEADVWSAGVIVYILLSGVPPFWAENEQGIFEQVLHGDLDFTSEPWPSISDDAKDLVRRMLIRDPKRRLTAHEVLCHPWVQEDGVAPDKPLDSAVLSRLKQFSAMNRLKKMALRVIAESMSEDEIAGLKELFKMIDTDNSGQITFEELKAGLNRVGANLKESEIYDLMQAADVDNSGTIDYGEFIAATLHLNKIEKQDHLFAAFQYFDKDGSGYITHDELQQACLEFGLDDTSLEEMIQEVDQDNDGRIDYNEFVTMMQKGHPIGGGVKRGLENSFSLNFREALKLT